The stretch of DNA GCGATATTACCACTACTATATAGGTTAAAATAAACGCCAGGGGTTGCACTTTATACGTACTAAAAACCAGCACAAACAGGAATATAGAGGAGCCTATTTTTATAAATTCCCCTAGATAAAAATTTTTCACTATTTGCCGCGCGGCTCTCGCCCCTCGATATTTAAAAAGTAGTTTTGCAAATAATAATGAAGGAAGTAATGCAATCACTCCACCCAGAAAAGCAGATATGCCGGCTTCTCTGTCTTTTATCAACACAGCAGTGAAAACAATTATCAGGATCAATAGCAATTGAATTTCCTGAAGTTTTTTTACCCCGCTTACATTATTCTCTAATTTCACAAAATAACCTACCTTTCCAGGCGCGGATTATAATAGAATCAACCTGGATAAGCAACGCAATCATTCATTTATACGGTTATTCAGGCTTAAAAGCAGGGCACTTCCTTTTCCTTCTGCTCTTTCTTTGTAAAATGTCAGGAATGCCCCTTTGCCCACGCAGAGGGGTTTCAACCACTCCCGAACTCAATGTTGGACCAAGGGCCCATAGCCGTCAGGCTAAGCCTATCAGATCCCCTCGCCACCTCGCGCAGCGTGGGGGAGAGGGTTAGGGTGAGGGGGCTATAAATAAGGTCGCGTAGCGATTCATTACTCATTTTTCAGTAGCTCTGGCTTATTGTCACAACAAAATGGAATCACTAACGTGATAAATTTTTTAACCCCCTCTCCCTACCCTCTCCCCCCACGCTATGCGCGGTGGAGAGGGGATAACATTAATCCTTATCCTAAATGGCTTATTTTAATCATTTTGCCTATATTTTATTTAGGAGTACTGCCCTTTGTTTTAGGGAGCTTCTATTCCTGTCTGAACTGATTTGACAAGTTAAGGAATTACTTATGTCTGAAAAGCAACAAGGCACCGCAGCCACTATGCGGGAAAAAATGCTCCATCGCTATGACGATGGCCATCATCATAAGCACAACAAAAATCACTTCACTTATCGGAAACACTGCAAATCCCATCCTGTACAGGCTCTTAATGGACTTAACGAAAGCGATGACAATGAGTCAACTGGATTGTTGCGTGCATTTAAATTAAGAAAAATTCGCAAACGACTGGATAAAGGTCGATTCCATTGATAAAGTTAATGCTAACCTCCAGGTTAGCCACTTCCTGGTTTGGGTCGGTACACTGTGGTCTGTGTTTGCGCAGACCACAGACTTCTAACCATTTGGAGCGGGGGATTCGCTCAAATTATAGTAGCGCATCAGTTTTACCACGCGAATGACATCACTTGTATTACGTGCGATCTCAATAACCCGCTCAGCCTGTCTTGGCCGCACATCCCCCATAATATATACGATTCTATCCGAGGTAATAATTTTGAAGGCATTGGGATCAATTGAGGCATCTGCAAAAATCTGACTTCTTATTTTTGTGGTTATCCAGCTATCCTGCAAACCACTGCCTGCATCCCGACTTACATCGACCTGATCAAATAATTCGCGATAACCACTGAGACTATTTAAACGGCGAACCGCAACATCGCGCAGATGCTGGCTGGGTACATGACCTGCTAACAGTACGTCGCCGTTTAACACAGCCAAATCAAGGGAACAGCCGGGTTGTTTCAGGATTCTGTCATCAAACAGGATGTGATGAGCATTAGCGGCCAGCTGATAATCATCCAGCTTTTTATATACATCATGCCTGTCATAAATCAAGTTAGCGCCAGTCCATACGCTGCCCAGGCAACCGCCGAGCAGCAATGACATCAAGACGATTACGATGTGCCCCATCCCTGGTCTCATACTAGGTTATGTACTGGAAAACTTTGACTACCTTTTGGACTCCAGGAACCTGTCTGGCTACTTCCACTGCCAAATCGCCCTGCTCCTGAGTAACAATTCCCATCAGATAGACTACCGCATTCTCAGTGACAACCCGAATTGAACCGGACTCAAGATTTTTTCGAGTAAGCATACGGCTTCGCACCTGGCTAGTCATCCAGCTATCACGGGTTTGCTGGGACATGGATAGTGGGTATCCCAGCGTGATTTCATCATAAACCCGCCGCACATGAGGAGTTCTTTGAGCTATCTTTTCTGCCGTAATCCGCAGTGAAGCAGTTGGCGTTTGTCCCACCAGCAACACTATCTGGTTAAAACTGACCACTGAAATCCGGGAATCAGCAAACTGCGGATCGGTTACTATTTCCTTATGAACCAGATGATATATCCGCGCATCACTCTCGAGCATTGACAGGCTGCGCCGATCATAAACAATAGCCCCGGCAGCCGCTCCTGCAACAACCGCTGCGACACAGCCGCTTAATAAAGCGCTAATCAGTAAAAAACACAAGGCACGAAACTTCATGGTTTACCTCAACATCTGCCCAAACAACGACTGGTCAATTAAATCACAAAAACAGTGCAGGATAAACAAGTGTGTTTCTCTTATTCGTGCAGCACTGTCTGAGGCAACCCGGATCTCAATATCTTCAGGCCCCAGATGATTAGCCAGAAGACCTCCATCACGGCCGTTTAAGGCAATAGTGTCCATGCCTCGATCATTTGCAGCATTGACAGCCTGTAAAATACTATTGGAATTCCCCGATGTGGTTAAAACCAGCAATACATCACCCTCCTGACCCAAGGCATAGATTTGCCGTGCAAAAACCTGATCGAAATGGCTGTAGTTGGCAATAGATGTCACAGCCGCCAGATCACTGCTTAAGGAGACAAAAGGCAGCGAGGGACGCTCGACATCAAAATGATTTAACATGGCGGCTGAAAGATGCAGACCATTAGCAGCTGAACCGCCATTACCGCAAATCAGCACCTTATTGTCGCTTAATAGACAATTCACCAAACGCAGGCCTGCCTTTGCAATCAGTGAGGACAGACTGTCGGCCACAGCCAATTTGGCTTCGATGCTGATACCAAATAATTGTCTTACTCGTTCTTCCATTTGCGTCATGACTACAACGTTCCTTGTTTAAGTTTAGTAATAACTGTCAAATGCATTTTTTATCCACTCTATCTGTAAAGGTTTACCTTCAAAAAGTACTACATCAAAACGCGCCGCACATTTGTCATGCAGTTTTTTGGTTAGCAAATAATAATTCGCTGTTTTTATCAACTTGCGTTGCTTGGCAACTGTGATACTGGCTATGGCACCGCCGTAGTCGAAAGAGCTTCTTGCACGAACCTCCACAAAAACCAGCGTGGACGCATCACGCATAATCACATCCACTTCACCCCATCGACATCTGAAATTTGATTCAATGAATTGCAATCCCTGCTTTTTTAAAAACTGAACCGCCTGACGTTCAGTTTGCTTCCCAAATTCTACTGACATAGCGTTATCTAGGTGGTTTCACTGGTCAAACGGGCAACACCGCCGCTAAAACGCCCCCAAGCCATAACTCTGGCCACCTGCTGTGCCCGATTTAAGTATAAAACCCCGTCTTTGTCATTAATTCCCATTGCCGGAAACAGTTGCAGCTGGTTCAAACGTGTTCCCAGTGTGTAACTGTCTGCACCAATAGCGTACAGGCGGTTGTAACTATTATATTGCTCCGGCCAGTTCTTGCTGGCCAGTTGATGATTAAATACCCAAGGCATATCGCAGAAAATAATCCCGTCGAGGTCCCGGTCACGCTTAGTATTCGGGGTGCCGGCATACACAGAAGAGGTGGCGAATACCGGAATATCGCCGGCAAAATAATATTTAAGTAGCGGCATGATCTGGCGAGCCTTGGAAGGGTAGGCAAGCAAAAAGATCATATCGAAGTCCTGGCGGCGAATTGGCCCGGCAAGCCTGGCCTCTTCCGTTCCTGGTTTAAATTGCTTCTCGCTGGCTTTCTTTTCAGAAACCTGCAACAGATCGCGAATGCCCTTATTCAGGTCAGACTGATTATCGTAAACCAATTGATCAACAACGATACCCCCTGCGCTCTTCCATTGAGCATCAAAGGCGGTGACAATCTCTTTGCCCCAGGCCCCATTTGGAGCAATGATGAGCGCACGCCGCAAACCTTTCTTGCTGGCCTTAACGGCGACCTGGCGGGCCTCATTACCAGGCGAAAGCCCGAAATGATAGGTATTCTGATTGTTCTCAACATCAGTATCATTCAGAAAAACAGTGGGCACAGGATGCTCAATAGCGGCTACACGTGCCACATCCGCTTTAGTTAGAGGGCCCACCACATAATCAGCGCCATCTTCTATGGCCTGCTGATAGAGACTGACCGCATCGGCGGACGCTGTGTCATAAAGCTGAACATTGATTTGTTTTCCTGAGGTATCGGAATTGTGAGCTGACATAAATCCGTCTCTTATGGCGCCTCCTGGCCCTGCCAGTGCCCCGGACAAAGGTAATAACAACGCGACCTGTCGAGGTCCATCATGCAAGTTGGATTTTATAGCCGCCAGTGATGGCGGAAGCAGGTTGTTGGCAGGATGATTGCTGTAGTCTTCCTGCCATTTTTCAAGTTTGTAGAGCAAATTTGATCCGCCGTCGGGTTGTCTTGAAATTAAAGCGAGGTTTAACCAGCCTTTCAGTTCGGAACCCTCTTTGGCCTCCATATCCAGAGTATTTAATTCAGCAATCGGCAACCGGGTTAAATCCAGCCAGAGTAATTTTCGATTATTGTCGGCAGCGCTGCCATTAACCAGAAGTTTATCCAGTTTAATTCGTTCATTAATTGCGTAAACAGAATTATTGCCTGCTTCATAGGCGCTGGCTAACACCTCGTGGTACTGGCTGAAAAAATAGGCAGGAATTTCATCCGACTTTTGAATCGAAGCCAATCGTGAAATAGCCGATTTGGGCTGATCACGCATTAAATCAATTTTTGCCAGCAGGATATTCTTTTCACTGGTTTGTGCTGCATTAAGCCCGTCTAACTGTGTTAAGATATCATTGGCATCGCGCCACTGGCCATCATTTAAATATCGGCCGGCGGCCAGAATGAGCAGGCCATTTCGCTCATCTCCTGACTGATTATTTGCCATGGCCAGATAGGCTTCGGCAGGCATACTGAAAGGAGAGGGAGCTTCGGACTGGTGGACCATTGGGCGGTTTTCGATTGCTGCCTTGGTACAGTGGGTTAATAACAATACTGAAGCAGTCAATATCGATAATTTGGCTAAACGAGATTTAACGAGCATGAAAATGAGTCCAAAACGCTGGAACCACATAGGATAAACCATGACAAATTCTTCGGCAACTGTTCCCGGTACCCTTTATATTGTCGCCACCCCCATTGGCAATTTACAGGATATTAGTCTGCGCGCTCTGGACACACTTAAGCAAGTCGATGGGATTCTGGCGGAAGATACGCGGCATTCAGGCCAGCTCTGCCATGCCTTGGGCATTGAAAAACCACTCATTTCTCTCCATGAACATAACGAAAACTCAAAAGCAGAGCAGGTGCTGACCTGGCTTTTGTCGGGCAAGTCCTATGCCTTAATCAGCGATGCGGGAACCCCTCTCATTAGCGATCCTGGCTTTGTTCTGGTACGTCTGCTCCGTGAACAACGGATTCCGGTCGTTCCCGTTCCCGGCTGTTGTGCCTTGATTACCGCGCTTTCAGCTTCGGGAGTACCTTGCGACACCTTCAGTTTTCTGGGTTTTTTACCCGCTAAAAGCAAAGCCAGAAAAGACAGGCTTAAAGAGATGACCATGCGTTCCGAGACGCTGGTTGTGTATGAGTCGACTCATCGTATAATCGATAGCCTGCAGGATATCGCTGAAGTGTATGGTTTGGATTACCGTCTGGTTTTAGCAAAAGAACTCACTAAAGCCTATGAGCATTTTGAGCAGGGTTCTGCAGAACAGATTATTGCCTGGCTGCAGAGCGAGTCGGGGCGTAGCAAAGGCGAATTTGTACTTTTATTTCCGCCGCTTTCGCAAGAGAAAACGACAGACGATAGCCAATTGCTAAAAATTCTGCTTGAGGAAGTTCCACTAAAACAAGCGGTTAAGATCGCATCCCGTATCAGTAAAACCTCGAAAAACGAGCTTTACCAATTAGCGCTTGGCTTACAATAAGCGACCTGCGATATTTTTCAACATCCCGCTCAATTGACTTGTATTTTGATCAAAAAAAATCTACCATGTTAGATATATTTACATCTCTGCACAATAATTCTGCATAAGGATTCAGAAATGGATATCCTTTTCAATGAGCCCACGTCGGCCCGCTGGTTCTTCGTCAATCCTGTTACTAATATCATCCATCTCCTGGTTCCGGCTGTCGGCGGAGAGCGGGCTGGAACTGACAATACTTGTCAGACCATGATGGCGATGAAAACTTTTTTTGGAAAAAACTCCGGGGAACATGCCGGAGCCCTTCAGGAAATGGAATTGTATCGCCGGGCCCTGCAACAGGACATTGCATCCATTAGCCCGCAAGATCAGGAACGGCGAAGCATTAGGGAGCAAAAACAATCCCGGCTTCAACAAATTGAGAAAATTATAGCGGCTTTAAGGCTAATTCAGAATACGCCTGAAATCAACCAACTCAACCATGTGTATCCTGACTATCCTCCTTCAGTAGCCCGTTTAATGGAAGGAAGTAACCTTTACAGTATGCTGATGCCCCCTGTAACTGATGGTTATCTTTACACCAAAAACCGCGTCTTCACTGTGGATAGAACGAGAAACGACCGTTTCTATGGCGCCATGATGGTCGGCTTTAATAATTTAGTTTTCGGCAGTCAATCCCCTAAAGAACAGGTAATCAGAGCTGCCATCAGGCAACTTGAGGCATTAGCACGCCAGCAAAACCGTCAACCCAGTTTTGAGCAAATTCAAAGCATTCTGACGGCTGCAATGAAAGCGCAAACTGGCCTTGATGTGAACTTTGCAGAAAATTCAGCAGGAACACCAATCACTGAACAACTGCTGAAAGATATCCATATGGAAGATAATCCGAGTTTCCGGGATACCGTGGAAGCCTGGCTAGACAGTTGTGCGCTTGAACTCTGGAGCACCCTGCCCATTTCCCCCTTTCAAAGTGTTAATAATCCCAACCTGACTGCTGGTAAAAAGAAAGAAACGCTGGCTATTATGCTCCAGTTTTTGTTAGCTGAGGTTAATATTTACGCCCGCAGTAAAGAC from Legionella quinlivanii encodes:
- a CDS encoding penicillin-binding protein activator; amino-acid sequence: MLVKSRLAKLSILTASVLLLTHCTKAAIENRPMVHQSEAPSPFSMPAEAYLAMANNQSGDERNGLLILAAGRYLNDGQWRDANDILTQLDGLNAAQTSEKNILLAKIDLMRDQPKSAISRLASIQKSDEIPAYFFSQYHEVLASAYEAGNNSVYAINERIKLDKLLVNGSAADNNRKLLWLDLTRLPIAELNTLDMEAKEGSELKGWLNLALISRQPDGGSNLLYKLEKWQEDYSNHPANNLLPPSLAAIKSNLHDGPRQVALLLPLSGALAGPGGAIRDGFMSAHNSDTSGKQINVQLYDTASADAVSLYQQAIEDGADYVVGPLTKADVARVAAIEHPVPTVFLNDTDVENNQNTYHFGLSPGNEARQVAVKASKKGLRRALIIAPNGAWGKEIVTAFDAQWKSAGGIVVDQLVYDNQSDLNKGIRDLLQVSEKKASEKQFKPGTEEARLAGPIRRQDFDMIFLLAYPSKARQIMPLLKYYFAGDIPVFATSSVYAGTPNTKRDRDLDGIIFCDMPWVFNHQLASKNWPEQYNSYNRLYAIGADSYTLGTRLNQLQLFPAMGINDKDGVLYLNRAQQVARVMAWGRFSGGVARLTSETT
- a CDS encoding ATP synthase subunit I; amino-acid sequence: MKLENNVSGVKKLQEIQLLLILIIVFTAVLIKDREAGISAFLGGVIALLPSLLFAKLLFKYRGARAARQIVKNFYLGEFIKIGSSIFLFVLVFSTYKVQPLAFILTYIVVVISHWFSPLLIDNQRNRPESD
- a CDS encoding YraN family protein; its protein translation is MSVEFGKQTERQAVQFLKKQGLQFIESNFRCRWGEVDVIMRDASTLVFVEVRARSSFDYGGAIASITVAKQRKLIKTANYYLLTKKLHDKCAARFDVVLFEGKPLQIEWIKNAFDSYY
- the rsmI gene encoding 16S rRNA (cytidine(1402)-2'-O)-methyltransferase — its product is MTNSSATVPGTLYIVATPIGNLQDISLRALDTLKQVDGILAEDTRHSGQLCHALGIEKPLISLHEHNENSKAEQVLTWLLSGKSYALISDAGTPLISDPGFVLVRLLREQRIPVVPVPGCCALITALSASGVPCDTFSFLGFLPAKSKARKDRLKEMTMRSETLVVYESTHRIIDSLQDIAEVYGLDYRLVLAKELTKAYEHFEQGSAEQIIAWLQSESGRSKGEFVLLFPPLSQEKTTDDSQLLKILLEEVPLKQAVKIASRISKTSKNELYQLALGLQ
- a CDS encoding BON domain-containing protein — encoded protein: MKFRALCFLLISALLSGCVAAVVAGAAAGAIVYDRRSLSMLESDARIYHLVHKEIVTDPQFADSRISVVSFNQIVLLVGQTPTASLRITAEKIAQRTPHVRRVYDEITLGYPLSMSQQTRDSWMTSQVRSRMLTRKNLESGSIRVVTENAVVYLMGIVTQEQGDLAVEVARQVPGVQKVVKVFQYIT
- a CDS encoding BON domain-containing protein — encoded protein: MGHIVIVLMSLLLGGCLGSVWTGANLIYDRHDVYKKLDDYQLAANAHHILFDDRILKQPGCSLDLAVLNGDVLLAGHVPSQHLRDVAVRRLNSLSGYRELFDQVDVSRDAGSGLQDSWITTKIRSQIFADASIDPNAFKIITSDRIVYIMGDVRPRQAERVIEIARNTSDVIRVVKLMRYYNLSESPAPNG
- a CDS encoding D-sedoheptulose-7-phosphate isomerase; this encodes MTQMEERVRQLFGISIEAKLAVADSLSSLIAKAGLRLVNCLLSDNKVLICGNGGSAANGLHLSAAMLNHFDVERPSLPFVSLSSDLAAVTSIANYSHFDQVFARQIYALGQEGDVLLVLTTSGNSNSILQAVNAANDRGMDTIALNGRDGGLLANHLGPEDIEIRVASDSAARIRETHLFILHCFCDLIDQSLFGQMLR